CTTTTGTTAAATCTCTATTTGATTTTGGTCCCGTTCCTACTGCTTTAATATATTTAAAAAAATTCATAATTATCCTAAAAAAATATTTTTTGTATTCTAACACACAATAGTAACTAAAATACAAAAAATATACAATTATATTGTAGAATACAACATGATAAAAGTTTTACTAATAAATTTACTACTTATTAATTTTCTTTTTGCTTCACCCAAAATATATAATGCTTACGCATTAACTATTTCAGATGAAAATGGGAAAAAAGAGCATATCCAAAACAAAAGAGAAACTGATTCTGATTTTAATGGTACTTGTTTTGTAGAAATCTTTGTAAATACAAAATATAAAGTAGAAATGCCAAAAGTTACAATTGGTACAGCAATAGGACATTTTAAATCTTCAAAGTCTGTTTATAAAAATAAAATTAAAGTTGGAGAGATAATGGTATTTAAACTTTATAATATAAGAAAAGGTTATTTAAAAATAACAATTTATGACAAACTTTATGATATGAAAACATTTATCAAATGATTATTTATAAAATATAACTAAAATATAACGATTAATTTTGATTTTTCTGCTATTTTTTTGTAAAATAATTTAATTTTATAAAAGAAGAGTTACTTATGATTGATAAAGTACAATTAAATGAATTAATAAATAAAGCAGAAGATATAAAAGTTTTATATGTCGAAGATGACGAAGAAGTTAGATTAAATATACTGAAACTTCTTTCTTCAATTTTTACTGATATAACTTTAGCCCAAAATGGTCATGAAGCTTTAGAAATATTTAAAAATAATAAAAACTTTGATTTAATCATAACTGATATAAATATGCCAATTATGAATGGTATTAAACTCATTTTAGAAGCAAGAAAAATCAATTATAATATACCTTCAATAATAATTACAGCTCATAATGAAAGAGAATTAATTGATGAAGCAATTATGGCTGGAATTGATGGTTTTATATTAAAACCAATTAAATTAGAGCAACTTTACAATACCCTATTAAAAGTAACAGAGAAATGTAAACTTATAAAAGAACATGAAAAAAATCTTGCTATTTTAAATCAATATAAAGATATTACAAACAAGAGTTCTATTATCTCAAAAACTGATCCAAATGGAATGATTACTTTTGTTAATGACAATTTTTGCAAAATCTCAGGATATAGTGAAATAGAATTAATAGGAAGACCTCATAATATAGTAAGGCATCCAGATAATCCAAAAGAGCTATTTGCAAATCTATGGAAAACAATTAAAGTTGATAAAAAGCCTTGGGCAGGAATTATCAAAAACCTCACAAAAGATGGAAAAAGCTATTTTGTTAAATCTACAATAAAACCTATTTTAGATAATCGAGGCGAGATAATAGAGTATATGGCATTAAGAGATGATATAACTGAAATTATGAGTGAAAAGAAACAACTTATTGCTAGTTTAGAGTCTTGTAGTAAATCTTTCTTAGCTTTAATACAAATTGAAAACTTTGATATTTTAGATAAATTTTATGATACAAGAAGTGTTGAAAAAATAGAAGTTATCTTAGGTAATGCTATTTTAGCTTTATTACCTAAAGAGGGTCAGATTTTTGAGAAAATATATAAACTTGGAGATGGTTTATTTGCTTTAAGTTGTGACTATTCAAGGCTTGAAAAAGCAGATAAAAAAGTAGAAAATACTCTTAGTGAACTTATTATAAATACAAAACAAGAGACAATAAAACTTGATAATATCGAGTATGATATCTCTATTGTAGTAAGTTATTGTATTGGAGAAAAAAATCTTTTTGAAAATGCAAAATATGGAATTGAAAGAGCTATTGATACAAATATGAATCTAATCTTTGCAAATAATCTTGTAGAAGAGGCTCAAAAAACTGCACAAAAAAATATTGAAACAATTCATATGGTAAAAAAAGCCTTAGATAATTTTAAAATCATCTCTTATTTTCAACCTATTATTGATAATAAAACAAAGAATATAATCAAATATGAGTCTTTAGTAAGACTTATAAATGAAGAAGGAGAAACAGTCTCTCCCTTTTATTTTTTAGATGTTTCAAAAAAAGGTGCCTATTATACAAAAATCACAAATAGAGTAATAGAAAGCTCCTTTAATATTTTAGACCATATTGAACATAATGTTAGTATTAACCTTTCCGTACTGGATATAGAGAACAATGCAATTAGAAATAAACTTATTAATTTAGTCTCAAAAGATAAATATAAAGGTCGAGTTACCTTTGAACTTTTAGAAGATGAAAATATAAAAAATTTTCAAAATGTTAAAAACTTTATTTCCCATGTAAAAAAAGTGGGGAATGTCAAAATTGCAATTGATGATTTTGGAAGTGGTTATTCTAATTTTGAAAGACTATTAGAGTACACACCTGATATTTTAAAAATAGATGGAAGTTTAATAAAAAATATTGAAACAGATGAATTTAGTAGAAGTCTTGTAGAAACTATTGTAACTTTTGCAAAAAAACAAAATATTGAAACAATTGCAGAATTTGTAGAAAATGAAAATATATATAATATTTTAAATGAAATTGGTGTTGATTATTCACAAGGTTACTTTTTTGGTAAACCTGAAAAACTGATATAATAAATATTATGAAATACATTTTTTTAACTTTTCTTATTTCTTTATCTTTAGAAGCTAACTCCTATGGGAATTTACTCTTAGAAGGAAATTGTACAACTTGTCATCATAAAACAAAAAATATATCAGCCCCTTCATTAAAAGTGATAGTTACAAGATATAAAGAAGCCTTTGCAAAAAAAGAAGATTTTGTTTCTTATATGAGTACTTGGGTTGTAAAACCTAAAGAAGAGACATCTATTATGTTAGATATGATTAGTAAATATGAACTTATGCCTGAATTAGGCTATGATAAAGATACACTTGAAATAATTTCAAGTTATCTTTATGATATGAATTTTGATGAAGAAAAGTAAGATTTCTTAGAAATATCTTTTAAGCACTTCTGGAATACTTACTGTTCCATCTTCATTTTGATAGTTTTCCATAATAGCTAGTAATGTTCTTCCAACTGCTAATGATGAACCATTTAAAGTATGAGCAAGAAGATTTTTCTTATCCTCTTTATATCTAATTTTTGCTCGTCTAGCTTGGAAATCTCTTGTATTTGAGATAGAAGAGATTTCTCTATATTTATTTTGTCCAGGAAGCCAAACTTCAAGGTCAATAGTTTTTGCTGCTGAGAATCCTAAATCTCCTGTACAAAGCATAACTTTTTGATGAGCAAGACCTAAAGATGATAATAAATCACTTGCACAATTTACCATCTTTTCAAATATTTCATCTGACTCTTCTTGTTTTGTAATAGCAACCATTTCCACTTTATCAAATTGATGTTGTCTAATTAATCCTCTTGTATCTCTACCAGCACTCCCAGCTTCTTTTCTAAAACAAGGAGTATATGAAGTTAAAAGAAGAGGTAACTCTTCAGCGGGAAGAATCTCATCATTATAAAGGTTCGTTAATGAAACTTCTGCTGTAGGAATAAGATATAAATCTTCTCCTTCAATCTTAAATAAATCATCTTCAAACTTAGGTAACTGTCCTGTCCCTTGAAGAGTATTTGAATTAGCCATAAAAGGAACATACCACTCTTCAAAACCTCTTGCTCTGTTAAAATCAAGCATATAGTTGATTAAAGCTCTTTCTAATCTTGCACCCTCTCCTTTTATTGCAGAGAATCTAGATTTTGCCAGTTTTACACCTCTTTCAAAATCTAACCAACCACAAGATAAGTCCCAGTGTTCTTTTGGCTCAAATGAGAATTGAGGCTTTTCTCCAATTACTTCTAAAACAATATTTTCAGTTTCATCTATACCATCAGGTACATTTTCATCAGGAAGATTTGGAACACCAAGTGCTATAGAAGTTAAATTCTCTTCTAAAACTCTTACTTCCTCTTCTAACTCTTGTTTTTTAGATTTTAATTCATTAATATTTGCTTGTAAAGGTGCAATATCAAGCCCCTCTTTTTTATATCTTCCAAACTCTTTTGAAAGTTTATTTTGCTCTGCTGTTACATCTTCCATCTCTTTTCTTTTAGCCTTAGCCTCTTCAGAGATAGTTTTTAAATTATCTAATACTTCTTGCTCAACACCTTTTCTAGTAAGTGAATTTGCAACTGTTTCAAAATCTTTTTGTAATAGTCTTACGTCAATCATATCAATCTTTCAGTTTTAATTTTCGTGATTATATCTAATTTTTTCTATGTGATTGCTTTGCAAGTTTCTATTCAAATAATTTCTTTTGAATTCTAACTTTTTTTAAATTTTAATTATGATAATATTTCTCAAAATCAAAAAGGATTCTATTAAAAGTGGTTCAATATTATCAAGAGTTAATATATTATGTTCAAAGAATGATAGGTGATAAAGAGAAAGCTAAAGATGTTATTCAAGAAGCATATAGCAGATTATTATATGTAAATAAAAACTCAAATATTGATAATGAAAGAGCCTATTTATACAAAACCTCAAGAAATATTGTAATAGACCAATCAAGAAAAGAGAAAAATTCATCTGTAACTTTATATGAAGAAGAGGAACATACTATTCCCCAAGAAGAACAACCCCAAGAACAAGTTGTACAATCAAACCAATATGAACAAATAATGAAAATAGTTCAAGGTCTTCCACCAAAATGTCAACAAGCCTTTATTTTACACGTAATTGAAGGATACTCTAGAAAAGAAATATCTTCAAAAATGGGTATAAGCATTGCTGCTGTTGAGAAAAATATTCTAAGAGCCAGTGAAAAAATCAAAAACAAATTGAACAATTATTAGGAGCCAAATATGAAAAATATCGAACAAATAGCTATATCTTGGCTTACAAGAGAAGAAGAAGGTTTAAATAAAAAAGAAAAAAGTGAATTAAACTTTTGGTTAAATTCAAATGAAATACACAAAAAGATATATGAAGAAAATAAATCTATTAGAAGGGTATTTAAATCTCTTCCTTCTCAATTAAAAGATGAATTAGCCTGTAAAGCGAAAAAAGGAGCAAAAAAAACAAAGATAATTGAAAAAATAAAACCATTAGCAGCAGCGGCAATATTTATTTTAGCCCTTGGTTTTGGAAGTTTCAAATACAATGAGTTTGTTTCTCCTACTTACTCAAATCATCTAGTTTCACAAAATAGTATTAATAAGAATATTCTTTTACCTGATAATACAAAAATAGTTTTAGATAAAAACTCTGATATAGAAATTAACTATTTTAAAAATAAAAGAGAAATAAAGTTTAATGAAGGTCGAGCAATGTTTTATGTTGCAAAAGATAAAACAAAAGTTTTTACAATAGATATAAAAAATACTGAGATAAAAGTTTTAGGTACTGCTTTTGAAGTTGATAAGTTTGATAAAAAGATTTCTATAAAAGTAAAAGAAGGTCTTGTAAAAATATCAAAGGAAAACAACAATAATAAATATGAAACAATCGCTTTATTGAAAAAGGAGGATTCTCTTTTATTAGATGAAAACTCAAATATATTATCTTTAAATAAAATTCAAATAAATAAAATAGCAAATTGGGAAGAAGGATATATTTTATTTAATGACACTCCTTTACAAGAGGCTATTAAACAATTTTCAAGATACAATGAAATTGAAGCTAGCTTTGAAAATTATGATATTTCTCAAACTGCTATAACAGGTAAATTCCAACTAAATGAATTTGATTCTTTTATTAAAGCTTTACCAAAAATTTATGCACTTAAAATAGAAAAGAAAAACAAAAAAATAAAATTTTTTAAAAATTGATGTCTGATTTTTTTTATTCATCCGTCTTATTATCGAAAAGAATAATTTTAATAATCATTCTTAATACTAAAAAGAAACTAAAGGACACAAATGATTAAAAAGAAATCAACATTGATTGCACCAATGTTAGCTCTTGCTTTATCAACAAGCTTATACGCAAAACAATATTCAGTAGAAAACTTATCCCTACAAAAGGCAATTGAACAATTATCAAAAGATTCAAATATGTCATATATGCTTGATGCAAAACTATTAAAAAATCAAAAAGCATCAAACTTTAAAAATATAGAAGGTATTGAAAAAGCTTTTGAAGAATTATTAAAAAACACAAACCTTGAGGCAATTATTGAAGATAATACTATCTTAATTAGAAAAAGAATAGTAGATAAAAAAGAAAAAAATAGCTCGAATAACTTAGGAGAAGTGGAAGTTCAAGGAGAGTGGTTAGGTAATTCAAGTTATGAAGATGTAAAAACATATAGTGGAGCAAGAACAATTATTGATTCAGCAACATTAAGTAAAACTGCTGTAAAAAATATTGAAGATGCACTAAGAGTTGTACCAGGTATTCAAATTCAAGATGAGACAGGAACAGGAGTTTTACCAAATATCTCATTAAGAGGATTAAAACCTGGTAGAAGTGCAAATTTAAATGCAATGGTAAATGGAATACCAGCTTCAATTGCTCCTTATAGCCACTCAAGTTTCTCACTATTTCCAATTACAATGGAAACTTTAGAAACTATTGATATAGTAAGAGGTGGAGCAGCTGTTCATTATGGTCCAAACAATGTTGGAGGAGTTGTAAACTTTGTTACAAAACCTATTTCTACAAAACCTTCTTCTACGATAAAAGGAACTGTACAATCAGCTGATAATGGAAATATTTTAACTGATACTTATTTTAGAACAGGTGGTTTTATAAATGATAATTTAGGTTTACAACTTCAATACAATAATATAAATGGAGAATCATTTAGAGATCATTCTGATACAAATGTAAATAACTTTATTTTTGATTTAGAGTATTTTCCAACAGATAATAGTGAAATAAAATCAAATATTCAATACTACAAAGCAGATGCCAACTTACCAGGAGCACAACTTCCAAAAGATTATAAAGATGACAAAAGTTCTTCACAAAGACCTCATGATGAGTTTCATGGAAAAACAAAAAGAGCTTCTATCACTTATAAGTTAAATCTCACTGAAGATACAGAGTTTTACTGGATGAACTATGCACAAAAAAGTGAAAGAAGATTTGATTGGGGTTGGAATACATCAGGTTCTTCATTTACTCCAGGAACAGCTAATTCTGTAAGAGTTGCCGATAGAGAAATTGATGTTTTTGGAACAGAACCTAGATTTACTTTTGAAAAAGCTAATCACAAAGTTACTTTTGGAACAAGATATGTAAAAGAAGATGTTGATTATTTATTACATCAAATGAAATTTAGTGATGGAGTTCAAGATACACTTAGAGATTGGAAAATCAAAACAGATGCTGTTGCAGCTTATTTAAGTGATACTATCTCTTTAATGGATGGAAGATTAAAAGTTACACCAGGGATTAGATACGAAAAAATTGATACTGATTTTGGTGATAACTTAAGTAATGACCCACTTGCAGATAAGAGAAAAGATATGAGGTCTTGGCTTCCTGGGTTAAGTATTGGGTATCAAGCAACAAATGACCTGTTTTTATTTACAAATGCACAAAGATCTCTTAAATCTCCACAAGTTGCTCAAGTAAGAAAAGATGGCGATTTAGCAGCTGAACTTGCTTGGAACTATGAGCTTGGATTTAGATATGAGCCAAATAGTAAATTTAGTATTGGAAGTACACTTTTTAGAATTGATTATGAAGACCAAATTGAATATGTAGCAAGTACTCAATCTTTTAAAAACCTTGGAGAGACAAGACACCAAGGTATTGAAACTCAAATCAATTTTAAACCAAGTGATAATACACAGTTTGCCTTAGGATATACATATCTTGATACAGAACAATTAACAGGGGATAATAGAGGAAATCAGCTTCCTTGGGTAGCTAAACATCAATTTAGTATCTCATCTGACTATGAATATGATAAAAATAAATTCAATCTAACAGGGCTTTATATTAGTAAAGCATTTTCTGATAGTACTAATACAAAAGAAGAATCAGCAAATGGACAATATGGAGAAGTTCCTTCATATACTTTATGGAATGCAAAAGTTTCAAGAGAAGTTAAAATCAATAGTGACTTTACAGCTGATTTGAGCTTTGGAGTTAATAATATCTTTGATAAAGATTATTACTTTAGAGGTGTTGATGTAAGCCCTATTGGTAGAGTTGCAGGACAAGGAAGAACATTTATTATTTCTGCTCAAATAAATTTCTAATATCTTAAAGTTGAGTTCTACTAAAGAGTAGACTCAACTTAAAATAATCACTTATCATGATAGCTTTGATATTAAGTATTAATTTAAGTTAAATGATTATAATTCTCAAAATTAAATAAAGGTATTATTGTTGAATTCAAATTGTAAAACTATATATAAAAATCTCTCAACACCTGAAAACAGCGGAAAAAAAATTGGGTTGTTTAGAACTTTATGTTCTATTTTTGGTGGACTATTGGTCTCTTATTTATTTATGACTCTATTAACTTTTTTAATTCCTGCTCCACTAGGAGAATCACTTGTAATACCTATTTATCTTTATACTTTATTATGGGCAGTCCTATCTTTTTGGATAGCACTTTCATATACAAAACTAATTGCACTTAAAAGGGTTTTTATTCCTAGTTTAATATGTGCTATTGGAATCTTATTATTTATTTTAGGAAGTTAATCTATGGAAAATGCAAGTAAACTATTTAAACAAAGACTTCAAAGAATACATGTAAGTGTAGGAATTAGTGCTTCCTTATTTATGTACCTGTGTGTTTTCTTTGGTATTTTTGCAATTTTTTTACCCTATATTCAAACATGGGAAAAACCCTCACGACACTTTGAAGCTGCAAATATCAAAGAGATAAACTATTCTAAAATGATTGACCCAGTTATTAGTGACCCAAACTTTCCTACAAACAATATTATTATAGAACTTCCTGGATACTTCAATGACCCTGCTTTAAAAGTAACTCATATGTTTGTAGAGCCAGTAGTTTTCAACCCAAAAACTATGGAAAAAGTTAATGATGAAGGTGATAATTCTCAGCTAGCAAAGTTCTTAAATCATATGCACTATGGAAGACCTTTTATGAGTGTTGGATATTTTGTATTTGGTCTTGTTGCAGTAGCGGTTATGCTTTTAATTATTGGAGGGTTAATTCAAGTTTATTATTTAAAATACAATAATAATCCAAAAAATCACCAAGGAAAGTTCTCTAAATATCATAGAAAAGTATTTATTTGGCTATTTGCTCCTTTTGTAATAGTTACTCTTACAGGAGCTTATATGAATATTGGATATTCAGGCTCAACTTTAATGACCTATATCTCTTCAAAAGGAGAGATCTCAAATACTTGGCAAGCAGTTGGTCCAGTATTGAAACCTCAAAGGGCTTTAGTTGAAAAAAATGATGAGCAAGTTTCTATGCTTCCAATTAGTGAATTAATTCAAAAAGCAGAAGATATAAATCCAAGTATCAACTTTGACAAAATAAAACTAATAAACTGGAAAGATAGCTCTGCACAAATTGAACTTACAGGATATAATCCAAACTTTCCCTTTCTAAATGGAGTATTTAATAATCCAGTTGTTGTTTTAAGTGGAGTTGATGGAAGTTTAATTGAGTACAAAAAAGTACTTGATGGAAACTGGACAAGTATGTTTGCAGATACTTTATATTTCTTACACTTGCTTTTTGGAGTTGATATTTTTGTAAGAACTATCATTGCAATTATCATGGCTATTTGTGGAGTTGCAATTGGTTTTGCAGTTATGCTTTTCTTAGAGAAAAAAGCTAAAAAGTTTGATAATAAAATTCCCTTTTATCACTGGTTTGGAAAACTATCTTTAACAGTTATGATTGGAGTTATTCCTGCAACTGGTTTTATCTTTTTACTTCAATGGCTTTTACCATTTGATATGCAAGAGAGAATGTTTTGGCAAAAAGGACTATTTTTTATTGCTTGGCTTAGTACTTTAACTTGGTCTTTTTATAGAGTTTGTTCTTTTAAAGCAGCAAAAGAGTTTTTAGTTCTAGGTGCAATTTTATTTATGATAACTCCATTTATTCATTTTTATATGTCAGGATTTTCTCCTATTGAACTATTTACAAACAATATGTTTATCATCTTAAATGTTGATATTGCTCTATTTATTTTTGGACTTTTACTTCTATTTATAGGCTTTAAAATACCAAAAGATAGAGAAGAATTTAAACTTCTATTTTCTAAAAAAAAGGATAACTAATGAAAATAAAATCAATACTTGTACTTTTACTATTAAGCTTAAATCTAAATGCTCATACTTTGATTATGGATATTATTGATAATGAAGACAATACGATAACAGTAGTTGGAGCCTTTAGTACAGGAGAAAAAACTGTAGGGGCTTTAGTAAAACTTGAATCACTAATTACAGGAGAGGTTTTATATCAAAAAAGACTTCCCAAGGAAAGTGAACTTACAATTGAGATTCCAAAAGAGCAGTATCAAGTAGTTCTTGATGGAGGACCTGGGCATACAGTTGTAAAAGAAGGTTTTGCACCTCTGGAAGGTTTTACTAAAAAAACAGATAAAACACAAACAAGTAAAAAGCTTTCTCAAAATCAACATGGTGCATTAATCAACACTTCTGTTATAGTACTATTTTCAATAGCCTTTGTTCTTCTTGTCCTTACTTTATATTTTAGTGCAAAAAATACAAAAATGCTAACTTCTCAACTAAAAAAGTAGACCTACTTTTTTAGTTAGACCTCTATGGTAAAACAAGCACCTTCTTTTTTATTTTCTACTTTTAACTCCCCTTTAAAGTGTGAGCTGATTATTGTTTTAGACATATAAAGCCCTATTCCACTTCCACTCTCTTTTGTAGTAAAATATGGTTCAAATATTTTTTCTATATGTACTTTATTTATTCCCTCTGCATTATCACAAACAGTGGTAAATGATTTATTAGAATAACTATCTATGGTAATTTTTATTTTAGGCTTTGCTATTTTTCTTTGTACTAAAACATCTTTTGCATTTGTAATTAGATTTAATACTACTTGAGAATATTCATTTGCATAAGCACAAATCTCTTTATCTTTTTTTACTTCAACTTCTATTTCTATATTTTCTTTATTTAATAAAACAGACATAATTTCTACTGCTTGTTTTACAGCCTTTGATATAAAAAAATTCTCTTTCTCTTTTTGTGGTTTATAAAAATCTCTAAAACTATCAATTGTATTTGACATAAACTCCAATTGCTTATTTGATTCTTCTATTTTTTCTGCTAAATACTCTTTTGAAAGTTTTTTATCATAGGAAGCCATTTGTAAATTCATATTTATAAAACTTAAGTGCATCAAAGGCTGTCTCCATTGATGAGCAATATTATTTATCATTTCCCCCATTGAGGCTAACTTATTTTTATGAATTAGAAGTTTCTCTTTTTCATTTTTTTCTTGAACAAAACTTTTTAAAGTAAAAGCTAATGCAAAACTAAAAATCAAAGACTCCATAGGTGCCACAAAATGAATA
This sequence is a window from Halarcobacter bivalviorum. Protein-coding genes within it:
- the serS gene encoding serine--tRNA ligase; the protein is MIDVRLLQKDFETVANSLTRKGVEQEVLDNLKTISEEAKAKRKEMEDVTAEQNKLSKEFGRYKKEGLDIAPLQANINELKSKKQELEEEVRVLEENLTSIALGVPNLPDENVPDGIDETENIVLEVIGEKPQFSFEPKEHWDLSCGWLDFERGVKLAKSRFSAIKGEGARLERALINYMLDFNRARGFEEWYVPFMANSNTLQGTGQLPKFEDDLFKIEGEDLYLIPTAEVSLTNLYNDEILPAEELPLLLTSYTPCFRKEAGSAGRDTRGLIRQHQFDKVEMVAITKQEESDEIFEKMVNCASDLLSSLGLAHQKVMLCTGDLGFSAAKTIDLEVWLPGQNKYREISSISNTRDFQARRAKIRYKEDKKNLLAHTLNGSSLAVGRTLLAIMENYQNEDGTVSIPEVLKRYF
- a CDS encoding PepSY-associated TM helix domain-containing protein, with the protein product MENASKLFKQRLQRIHVSVGISASLFMYLCVFFGIFAIFLPYIQTWEKPSRHFEAANIKEINYSKMIDPVISDPNFPTNNIIIELPGYFNDPALKVTHMFVEPVVFNPKTMEKVNDEGDNSQLAKFLNHMHYGRPFMSVGYFVFGLVAVAVMLLIIGGLIQVYYLKYNNNPKNHQGKFSKYHRKVFIWLFAPFVIVTLTGAYMNIGYSGSTLMTYISSKGEISNTWQAVGPVLKPQRALVEKNDEQVSMLPISELIQKAEDINPSINFDKIKLINWKDSSAQIELTGYNPNFPFLNGVFNNPVVVLSGVDGSLIEYKKVLDGNWTSMFADTLYFLHLLFGVDIFVRTIIAIIMAICGVAIGFAVMLFLEKKAKKFDNKIPFYHWFGKLSLTVMIGVIPATGFIFLLQWLLPFDMQERMFWQKGLFFIAWLSTLTWSFYRVCSFKAAKEFLVLGAILFMITPFIHFYMSGFSPIELFTNNMFIILNVDIALFIFGLLLLFIGFKIPKDREEFKLLFSKKKDN
- a CDS encoding RNA polymerase sigma factor — encoded protein: MVQYYQELIYYVQRMIGDKEKAKDVIQEAYSRLLYVNKNSNIDNERAYLYKTSRNIVIDQSRKEKNSSVTLYEEEEHTIPQEEQPQEQVVQSNQYEQIMKIVQGLPPKCQQAFILHVIEGYSRKEISSKMGISIAAVEKNILRASEKIKNKLNNY
- a CDS encoding c-type cytochrome; this translates as MKYIFLTFLISLSLEANSYGNLLLEGNCTTCHHKTKNISAPSLKVIVTRYKEAFAKKEDFVSYMSTWVVKPKEETSIMLDMISKYELMPELGYDKDTLEIISSYLYDMNFDEEK
- a CDS encoding TonB-dependent siderophore receptor, which codes for MIKKKSTLIAPMLALALSTSLYAKQYSVENLSLQKAIEQLSKDSNMSYMLDAKLLKNQKASNFKNIEGIEKAFEELLKNTNLEAIIEDNTILIRKRIVDKKEKNSSNNLGEVEVQGEWLGNSSYEDVKTYSGARTIIDSATLSKTAVKNIEDALRVVPGIQIQDETGTGVLPNISLRGLKPGRSANLNAMVNGIPASIAPYSHSSFSLFPITMETLETIDIVRGGAAVHYGPNNVGGVVNFVTKPISTKPSSTIKGTVQSADNGNILTDTYFRTGGFINDNLGLQLQYNNINGESFRDHSDTNVNNFIFDLEYFPTDNSEIKSNIQYYKADANLPGAQLPKDYKDDKSSSQRPHDEFHGKTKRASITYKLNLTEDTEFYWMNYAQKSERRFDWGWNTSGSSFTPGTANSVRVADREIDVFGTEPRFTFEKANHKVTFGTRYVKEDVDYLLHQMKFSDGVQDTLRDWKIKTDAVAAYLSDTISLMDGRLKVTPGIRYEKIDTDFGDNLSNDPLADKRKDMRSWLPGLSIGYQATNDLFLFTNAQRSLKSPQVAQVRKDGDLAAELAWNYELGFRYEPNSKFSIGSTLFRIDYEDQIEYVASTQSFKNLGETRHQGIETQINFKPSDNTQFALGYTYLDTEQLTGDNRGNQLPWVAKHQFSISSDYEYDKNKFNLTGLYISKAFSDSTNTKEESANGQYGEVPSYTLWNAKVSREVKINSDFTADLSFGVNNIFDKDYYFRGVDVSPIGRVAGQGRTFIISAQINF
- a CDS encoding EAL domain-containing protein, producing MIDKVQLNELINKAEDIKVLYVEDDEEVRLNILKLLSSIFTDITLAQNGHEALEIFKNNKNFDLIITDINMPIMNGIKLILEARKINYNIPSIIITAHNERELIDEAIMAGIDGFILKPIKLEQLYNTLLKVTEKCKLIKEHEKNLAILNQYKDITNKSSIISKTDPNGMITFVNDNFCKISGYSEIELIGRPHNIVRHPDNPKELFANLWKTIKVDKKPWAGIIKNLTKDGKSYFVKSTIKPILDNRGEIIEYMALRDDITEIMSEKKQLIASLESCSKSFLALIQIENFDILDKFYDTRSVEKIEVILGNAILALLPKEGQIFEKIYKLGDGLFALSCDYSRLEKADKKVENTLSELIINTKQETIKLDNIEYDISIVVSYCIGEKNLFENAKYGIERAIDTNMNLIFANNLVEEAQKTAQKNIETIHMVKKALDNFKIISYFQPIIDNKTKNIIKYESLVRLINEEGETVSPFYFLDVSKKGAYYTKITNRVIESSFNILDHIEHNVSINLSVLDIENNAIRNKLINLVSKDKYKGRVTFELLEDENIKNFQNVKNFISHVKKVGNVKIAIDDFGSGYSNFERLLEYTPDILKIDGSLIKNIETDEFSRSLVETIVTFAKKQNIETIAEFVENENIYNILNEIGVDYSQGYFFGKPEKLI
- a CDS encoding FecR family protein, which produces MKNIEQIAISWLTREEEGLNKKEKSELNFWLNSNEIHKKIYEENKSIRRVFKSLPSQLKDELACKAKKGAKKTKIIEKIKPLAAAAIFILALGFGSFKYNEFVSPTYSNHLVSQNSINKNILLPDNTKIVLDKNSDIEINYFKNKREIKFNEGRAMFYVAKDKTKVFTIDIKNTEIKVLGTAFEVDKFDKKISIKVKEGLVKISKENNNNKYETIALLKKEDSLLLDENSNILSLNKIQINKIANWEEGYILFNDTPLQEAIKQFSRYNEIEASFENYDISQTAITGKFQLNEFDSFIKALPKIYALKIEKKNKKIKFFKN